The Euphorbia lathyris chromosome 8, ddEupLath1.1, whole genome shotgun sequence genome has a window encoding:
- the LOC136204102 gene encoding ylmG homolog protein 2, chloroplastic produces the protein MNMTSSEVSVENSKATLPSSTPNCLLLSSWFSQNPFLRPLKPNLPSPNSTMRDLHSSLASTSDKCLSFLHLFASQNPILKRMLSFSSDFKRHLITQIQCRDYRNKKSLSNHNFAAILPGDSVAGIVVVNGISNFLNIYNTLLIVRLVLTWFPNTPPAIVSPLSTLCDPYLNIFRGIIPPLGGTLDLSPILAFLVLNAFTSTAAALPAELPEAGAPRSRNDLCHAVFTTFTSSQQKWMRRLNGNKPQNSAGAN, from the exons ATGAACATGACATCGAGCGAGGTTTCGGTGGAGAATTCGAAGGCCACGCTGCCAAGTTCTACTCCGAACTGTCTCTTGCTTTCCTCATGGTTTTCTCAAAATCCATTTCTCAGACCATTAAAGCCCAATCTCCCATCTCCAAATTCTACGATGCGTGACCTTCACAGCTCACTCGCTTCCACATCTGACAAATGCCTTAGTTTTCTTCACCTGTTTGCCTCTCAGAATCCAATTCTCAAGAGAATGCTCTCCTTCTCTTCCGATTTCAAGCGACATCTAATTACCCAG ATTCAATGCAGGGACTACAGGAATAAAAAATCTTTGTCCAATCACAACTTCGCTGCAATATTACCGGGTGATTCAGTGGCAGGGATAGTGGTGGTTAATGGGATTAGCAATTTTCTCAACATATACAACACGCTGTTGATTGTTAGGCTTGTTTTGACCTGGTTTCCCAACACTCCTCCAGCCATCGTTAGTCCTCTCAG TACTCTGTGTGATCCATACTTGAACATATTCCGAGGAATCATCCCTCCATTGGGAGGGACATTGGATCTATCTCCAATTCTGGCATTCCTGGTTCTAAATGCGTTTACTAGCACTGCTGCAGCACTTCCTGCTGAACTACCAGAAGCAGGAGCTCCCCGAAGCCGAAATGATTTGTGCCATGCAGTGTTCACAACTTTCACTTCATCACAGCAGAAATGGATGAGAAGACTCAATGGAAACAAGCCACAGAACTCTGCTGGTGCCAATTAG
- the LOC136204105 gene encoding uncharacterized protein: MEPITSRRAKRSSSYERILLVGFGLLAVISPLYINQSVTDPEVDEQPSNLASWLLLLLILIIAFLVYIVRSFNRSSRFSSGERLLGIGFALLAVASPLYINRRSDSVSELEQQSSNQTSWLPLLLFFLILAIGLSLYLDQSFTRFDPNWIHRVGGSSCGIIIILVILAIILKCKSE, from the exons ATGGAGCCAATAACCTCACGCAGAGCTAAGAGGTCTTCTTCATATGAGAGGATCTTATTGGTTGGCTTCGGCCTTCTAGCAGTGATTTCACCTCTCTATATCAACCAATCAGTTACCGATCCGGAGGTCGATGAACAACCCTCCAATCTTGCTTCTTGGTTGCTTTTGCTGCTCATCTTGATCATTGCTTTCTTGGTTTACATAGTTAGGAGCTTCAACAG GAGTAGCAGGTTTTCCTCAGGTGAGAGGCTTCTGGGAATTGGCTTCGCGCTTTTAGCTGTGGCTTCGCCACTCTACATTAACAGGAGGTCTGACAGTGTTTCAGAGCTGGAACAACAATCTTCCAACCAAACTTCATGGTTGCCTCTGTTGCTGTTTTTCCTGATTTTGGCTATTGGTTTGTCCCTGTATTTAGACCAGAGCTTTACCAGGTTTGATCCAAACTGGATTCATAGAGTTGGAGGGTCTTCTTGCGGAATCATAATAATCCTTGTAATTCTTGCAATTATTTTGAAGTGCAAGTCTGAATGA
- the LOC136204104 gene encoding uncharacterized protein, with protein sequence MATLFLSLALFFVSVSASANFHDVVKVTNNPADQLVEVVNKNRTANKGSSLYDNPGLACIALQYIKAYQGDCGAVGGSDAKKPPESEFAETFAPACGVLASTLTPLTGRIIGCQSKYVDPDQAFSDFLVEDSKSLAVIHNKNHTELGAGVTGTDGGSPYFWCVLFSNGKRNSSYVLEGGEAKITRPGCFSGANDECSGASHWSQHLSLWPYAIAALLALTCAFGL encoded by the exons ATGGCTACATTGTTTCTTTCACTTGCGCTTTTCTTCGTCTCTGTATCTGCCTCTGCTAATTTTCATG ATGTTGTTAAAGTAACAAATAACCCTGCGGATCAACTGGTGGAAGTTGTTAACAAGAATAGAACTGCAAACAAGGGATCATCTTTGTATGACAATCCAGGCCTAGCTTGCATTGCTTTGCAGTATATAAAAGCATACCAAGGGGATTGTGGTGCTGTGGGAGGATCTGATGCCAAAAAACCTCCTGAATCTGAATTTGCTGAAACTTTTGCTCCAGCGTGTGGTGTTTTAGCCTCCACTCTCACTCCACTCACTGGTCGTATAATTGGCTGTCAATCCAAATATGTCGATCCAGATCAAGCATTCTCAGATTTTCTCGTTGAAGACAGCAAGAGCTTAGCAGTCATACACAATAAGAATCATACTGAATTGGGGGCTGGAGTCACGGGTACAGATGGTGGGTCTCCTTATTTTTGGTGTGTGTTATTCAGCAACGGTAAGCGTAACAGTAGCTATGTTTTAGAGGGAGGTGAAGCAAAGATAACAAGGCCTGGATGCTTTAGTGGTGCTAATGATGAATGCAGCGGTGCTAGTCATTGGTCTCAGCATCTTAGCCTATGGCCGTACGCCATTGCTGCTTTACTTGCTCTGACATGTGCCTTTGGTTTGTAG
- the LOC136204103 gene encoding uncharacterized protein: MATPHIAAHISASPLIPSAYPRPLSSNSSIKIKTLPPVTVTVTAPKWGESSRRFVSFSLLLSHSFILPNHAIAANYLDKYVKKKRLDPLEAYVPAVILTLLQIKDLEKSLEVEDPQFASCRTLLRSGPAGSLRINIRAVAQYASDGGSGNTAFNDVDQCLRALEELDSLLLRALRNDRGASVKSMKAEIDVALNSIQSLLQTVPSDVLDKGKAIADAYRNPQEEEVPQVIDPELKELESIL, encoded by the exons ATGGCGACACCTCACATTGCCGCGCACATTAGCGCCAGTCCTTTAATTCCCTCAGCTTACCCTCGCCCTTTATCCTCAAATTCTAGCATAAAGATAAAGACTTTACCTCCTGTGACAGTGACCGTGACCGCCCCAAAGTGGGGGGAGAGTAGCAGGCGATTCGTCTCTTTTTCTCTCCTTCTCTCCCATAGTTTCATCCTCCCTAACC ATGCTATTGCAGCGAACTATTTGGATAAGTATGTGAAAAA GAAAAGGCTTGATCCTCTTGAGGCTTATGTGCCTGCTGTCATATTGACCCTGTTGCAAATTAAGGATTTGG AAAAATCGTTGGAGGTGGAGGACCCTCAGTTTGCTAGTTGTCGAACTCTACTACGCTCTGGTCCTGCTGGATCTCTTCGCATAAATATTAGAGCA GTAGCACAATATGCTTCAGATGGTGGAAGTGGGAACACTGCTTTCAATGATGTTGATCAATGTCTCAG AGCTTTAGAAGAACTTGATTCGTTACTGTTGCGTGCATTAAGAAATGATAGAGGAGCCTCAGTCAAATCTATGAAGGCGGAGATTGATGTAGCTCTCAATTCCATACAAAG CCTCCTCCAGACTGTACCTTCTGATGTGTTAGATAAAGGGAAGGCCATTGCAGATGCTTACAGAAACcctcaagaagaagaagttccCCAAGTCATAGACCCAGAATTGAAGGAGTTGgaatcaattttgtaa